One window of the Podospora pseudopauciseta strain CBS 411.78 chromosome 4, whole genome shotgun sequence genome contains the following:
- a CDS encoding hypothetical protein (COG:G; EggNog:ENOG503NVWQ; CAZy:AA12), protein MVKKAVLTGACLYTAGALAQGTCGDILVPRNPAPVVANGWQAQLVAGGLTKPRSIQFDEAGALLVVESGKGISRHRFTDNGGTCLHANHSHMLVELQGLNHGLALSNEGDILYASTAESVLAWSYNAHGGVVTSQPRTLVANMSNNDLVTRTLLISEKVQGKLIVSRGSAEANRDRAAVLSSGLSQIRVFDITNRSDSESPYNFNTDGDVLGWGLRNSVGVAEHPRTGGIYAVENSVDGVTRNGQDIRENNPGEELNFFGYLDETVKANASANNNYGYPHCFAVWDPSEIPDGDGLGVGKQFAVEENSSLTDETCESDYVAPRLTFPAHYAPIDLKFSTGGETGYITFRGSFDRSSPVGYKVASIAFNAATGEPAASADSRGALRDIITNVDNTQCPDKCFRPVGLAIDSKGRIWFSSDSTGEIYVLQRTGENSEGKFVLPEGGQNGDGSGNNNGNGDSAASTVFGWETRVLGWTALVGLGAWLMAV, encoded by the exons ATGGTGAAGAAAGCCGTCTTGACCGGAGCGTGTCTCTACACTGCGGGTGCTCTGGCACAAGGGACCTGCGGCGACATTCTCGTTCCCCGCAACCCTGCTCCGGTTGTTGCCAATGGCTGGCAAGCACAACTTGTCGCCGGCGGGTTGACCAAGCCACGAAGTATCCAGTTTGATGAAGCCGGTGCTCTGCTTGTTGTGGAGAGCGGCAAGGGAATCAGTCGTCACAGATTCACAGACAACGGCGGAACATGCCTCCACGCCAACCACTCCCACATGTTGGTTGAGCTCCAGGGT CTCAACCATGGCCTCGCCTTGTCCAACGAAGGGGACATCCTCtacgcctccaccgccgaatCCGTACTTGCCTGGTCCTACAACGCCCACGGCGGTGTCGTCACCTCACAGCCTCGTACCCTCGTCGCCAACATGAGCAACAACGACCTCGTCACCCgcaccctcctcatctcggAAAAAGTCCAAGGCAAACTCATCGTCTCCCGCGGCAGCGCAGAAGCCAACCGCGACCGCGCTGCCGTCCTCTCGTCCGGCCTCTCCCAGATTAGAGTCTTTGACATCACCAACCGCTCTGACTCGGAAAGCCCTTACAACTTCAACACCGACGGTGACGTTCTCggctgggggttgaggaaTAGCGTTGGCGTAGCAGAACACCCCCGGACGGGCGGGATATACGCCGTGGAAAATAGCGTGGACGGGGTGACGAGAAACGGGCAGGACATCAGGGAGAACAACCCCGGAGAGGAGCTCAACTTTTTTGGTTATCTTGATGAAACTGTCAAGGCTAATGCTTCtgccaacaacaactacgGCTACCCTCACTGCTTCGCGGTTTGGGACCCGAGTGAGATCccggatggggatgggctgggggtggggaagcaGTTTGCCGTGGAGGAGAACAGCTCGTTGACGGATGAGACGTGCGAGAGTGATTATGTCGCGCCGAGGTTGACGTTTCCGGCGCATTATGCGCCGATTGATCTCAAGTTCTCTACTGGGGGCGAGACGGGGTATATCACGTTTAGGGGGAGCT TTGACCGGTCCTCGCCCGTGGGGTACAAGGTGGCAAGCATCGCCTTCAATGCCGCGACAGGAGAACCAGCGGCATCGGCTGATAGCAGGGGGGCCCTGAGGGATATCATCACGAATGTGGACAACACGCAATGCCCAGACAAGTGCTTCAGGCCGGTGGGGCTGGCCATTGACTCCAAGGGGAGAATTTGGTTTTCGAGCGACTCTACGGGCGAGATTTACGTTCTGCAGAGGACAGGCGAAAACTCAGAAGGAAAGTTTGTCTTGCCAGAAGGCGGACAAAACGGGGATGGGAGCGGCAACAATAATGGTAATGGAGACTCAGCTGCGTCCACGGTGTTTGGGTGGGAGACAAGGGTGCTGGGTTGGACCGCGCTGGTTGGGCTGGGGGCGTGGTTGATGGCTGTGTAA
- a CDS encoding hypothetical protein (EggNog:ENOG503PY7S; COG:S), translated as MPPPVAPSYPESESESESESDGVSDSKSKSSDDNSDNDLLKIEDLSDSANGTISHVLGRLPDNAKRKAEYDQDGDFPSRSKRLLTSAHNVSSSSTPGAYTNGSMHARQSFAAPFIEQPTQFPCFDLLEKRFPQHRPIQMRTFPFFRWLCRQPVKRIPAVSLRWNNKKTQNMPSFMMQACGDVLPRKQACERCAEMKGPYNECVVINDAEFGEYTGGSCANCWYGKLGSSCTLRTGVTNSSAHLTSPPPLASTATAANPPLHPSFAAAVQGTETPVLHPCFATILERNNPTTQAPPSQGQPPALSPALSSLATSVAITTNLVQLWENRYRNTTPEKLIEAYEHLQEMQQDLNTRTQAIHRVILGGLKDSMNVSKRNESSSTGES; from the exons ATGCCTCCACCAGTAGCACCGTCTTATCCAGAATCAGAATCAGAATCAG AATCAGAATCAGACGGTGTTTCTGACTCCAAGTCCAAATCCTCCGATGATAACAGTGACAATGACCTTCTCAAAATCGAAGACTTGTCAGATTCAGCCAACGGCACCATCTCACATGTGCTGGGCAGGCTCCCTGACAACGCCAAACGAAAAGCCGAATATGATCAGGATGGAGACTTCCCATCAAGATCCAAGAGGCTTTTAACTTCGGCTCACAATGTctcgtcttcctcaacccctgGCGCCTACACCAATGGCTCCATGCATGCGCGCCAAAGCTTTGCGGCACCTTTCATCGAACAACCCACACAGTTCC CATGCTTCGACCTGTTAGAAAAGAGATTTCCCCAGCACAGACCCATACAGATGAGAACATTTCCGTTCTTCCGCTGGCTATGCCGACAACCCGTGAAAAGAATCCCGGCTGTAAGCTTGCGTTggaacaacaaaaaaacccaaaacaTGCCCTCTTTCATGATGCAGGCTTGTGGCGATGTCTTGCCTCGCAAGCAGGCCTGCGAGCGGTGCGCCGAGATGAAGGGGCCCTACAACGAATGTGTCGTCATCAACGATGCCGAGTTCGGGGAATACACTGGCGGGTCTTGTGCCAATTGTTGGTATGGGAAGCTTGGGTCATCGTGCACGCTACGTACCGGAGTTACTAACA GCAGTGCGCATctaacatcaccaccacctctagCATCgacagccacagcagcaaaccCACCGCTTCACCCCAGCTTTGCCGCTGCCGTGCAGGGCACCGAAACACCTGTTCTTCACCCTTGCTTCGCGACTATTCTAGAAAggaacaaccccaccacgCAAGCACCGCCGTCACAAGGCCAACCACCGGCATTATCGCCTGCTCTGTCCTCACTCGCTACTTCGGTGGCGATCACGACAAACCTGGTTCAGCTGTGGGAGAACAGGTACCGCAACACGACGCCTGAAAAGCTGATCGAGGCCTATGAACATCTGCAGGAAATGCAGCAGGACCTCAACACTAGGACTCAAGCAATACACCGCGTCATTTTGGGCGGGCTGAAGGATTCAATGAATGTGAGTAAGCGGAATGAGAGCAGTTCTACGGGAGAGAGTTGA
- a CDS encoding hypothetical protein (COG:S; EggNog:ENOG503PPZH): MDAVQRARKKRQVSSIMQVGCEEGRLGCWRGEATLSWLPASTVWRVVCVSPRSSRGLSRFSVSNRPVDPEVRAFGILRIHPAITDQVVLQHLKLRSILIPQTARQFKMRYLPKVALATIVSSLFLPPAFSLPQAGSVPDAAPLPWVTINPQGDAETIIPKVITTDGHRATLSNPPAHLISTATYTLSPDGRLSTYTGLAPVATATTNPDNNNNNSNSNNDDDDDDESAAFLACQSDKGHDEPFCLPRRGSSLIAGRTYYITWSPSYFSPQSTPLTLHVFFSSSSLSQQTGINLTPIPIPASVGFYAWTIPPNFPTTSPISFALQHNDTTTEEANDIVTVSGPTVNVFSSDPNPEPSASGDGNGTNHLAIVLPIVIIAILIGLAGFCFLFRRRKGRWPVIGERARSSGSGYTGQGGRRVQEDQVGGGVVTGDNKSETNIGVELTDRDSWSPTSPNSPSRGRNVFREEVERQERLGRGG, from the exons ATGGATGCAGTGCAGAGAGCCAGAAAGAAACGGCAAGTAAGCAGCATCATGCAGGTTGGCTGCGAGGAGGGGCGGCTgggatgttggagaggggaagCTACCTTGTCTTGGCTACCTGCTTCGACAGTATGGAGGGTGGTGTGCGTCTCGCCTCGATCAAGTCGTGGGCTCTCGCGGTTTTCTGTGTCAAATAGACCCGTAGACCCAGAGGTGCGTGCATTTGGCATTTTGCGCATTCACCCGGCGATAACGGACCAGGTTGTCCTCCAACATCTCAAGCTGAGGTCTATCTTGATACCACAGACTGCCCGGCAGTTCAAGATGAGATACCTGCCCAAAGTCGCGCTTGCGACAATAGTCTCCTCCCTATTCCTGCCACCAGctttctccctcccacaAGCTGGATCAGTCCCCGACGCCGCCCCTCTCCCCTGGGtgaccatcaacccccaaggCGACGCCGaaaccatcatccccaaagtcatcaccaccgatgGCCACCgcgccaccctctccaacccgCCCGCCCACCTCATCTCCACCGCAACCTACACCCTATCCCCCGACGGCCGTCTCTCAACCTACACCGGCCTCGCCCCAGTAGCAACCGCCACAACCAAccccgacaacaacaacaacaacagcaacagcaacaatgacgacgacgacgacgacgaatctgccgccttcctcgcctgccAATCCGACAAAGGCCACGACGAGCCCTTCTGCCTCCCCCGCCGCGGCTCCTCTCTCATCGCCGGGCGCACATATTACA TAACCTGGTCCCCCTCCTACTTCTCCCCccaatcaacccccctcaccctccacgtcttcttttcctcctcttctttgtCTCAACAAACAggcatcaacctcacccccatccccatccccgcctCGGTCGGCTTCTACGCCTGGACCATCCCCCCCAAtttccccaccacctcccccatctccttcgCCCTCCAGCacaacgacaccaccactgaGGAAGCAAACGACATCGTCACCGTTTCCGGCCCGACAGTCAACGTCTTTTCCTCCGATCCCAACCCTGAACCATCAGCCTCGGGGGATGGCAACGGGACCAACCACCTGGCTATTGTCCTCCCTATTGTCATCATTGCCATCTTGATCGGGCTGGCAGGGTTTTGCTTCTTGTTCCGTCGTCGAAAGGGGAGGTGGCCTGTGATTGGCGAGAGGGCGAGGTCATCAGGGAGTGGGTATACCGGacagggagggaggagggtgcaAGAGGAccaggttggagggggagtggtgaCGGGGGATAACAAATCCGAGACCAACATTGGGGTGGAGCTCACCGATCGGGACAGCTGGTCGCCTACCTCGCCCAACTCGCCGAGCAGGGGGAGGAATGTGTttagggaggaggtggagaggcaggagaggttgggtagggggggttga
- a CDS encoding hypothetical protein (EggNog:ENOG503P7QU), with protein sequence MGHSSKFPFSLPGRKHKQSQPAASAAPLSISEPLTKAQRILGTTAISLDLAGATSDTTKWGPWDGQSNAGISINVTETPAGRDNAGSRLGSARRDDAHHGSSGNRDRRWEEESAVLPKDNMAPSGRHDDTTDASSLRRQQSSSTIRSYYDKAKVPLAISQQTANSAMAKGLPSKAHAVLDFDGNFNTEPKGLKKKKPSRLDLSSLLSKRSHKHLRPEPTSGHVLGSDVLTTSPSVMSSSSASTPPPISQRIDRRLRNKMTKESLREQTATPDPRPSPISSAGRSDSPKQIPIKPNAELHNLYDHYEQKTFDEALENNYQQVPERRGPPPDRALPAYPTPPTSNTGKPSLSPFPRSASRTGQRQDPPPLTVKVPDVHLVRPPSAPSLVSPMADCASISSRHTRTSKASKRTDRSLTEIDLLQNSVLALSSDSEDDYDACSDQLAVPPPPSDGPASPVSPRSAMSQPSFTRSEDSSRSKAPKQTTFAESPQYFPTREQQAAASKAPKTNPRSSSLAPSSSMNNSLQIYPPQNRSSSGTTGTARTHGYSALQTPTTYEAKVISMVPKSKSQDQPVWTVPEETQFEDFPAPPIHPTQRPPQASRPEQTPPLSPTSVDFYLQSQRSSSTQDDGSIASRGSQGSGNRSGRRGSAASSIQDNQSGRFMAVTRQEEMLLAALRQKRARMREDILAEYEDNTDQEEHPGLKREVTNDSSGMSMMSRQSSFSMSTVRAEANPLSARPRHQDSVRSRASSSAVEQSGKHGHILVMMDESSSDVGPMVQLDDFPAPAESDRRGSKSSSRSGQPHKQRASLSAMSMPTTGARRPPRSGSLPRKGSSDQTSVQPTHPANNSIPNQILEDPAEDEEDEGIPRPDSPISPSDFPVPLSATNPSTKIANKKHLRLSAFGTYKPNIEAGWWDDSG encoded by the coding sequence ATGGGCCACTCGTCCAAATTTCCCTTCTCGCTCCCGGGCCGAAAACACAAACAGTCGCAACCCGCCGCCTCTGCCGCGCCGCTGTCCATCTCAGAGCCACTCACAAAAGCCCAGAGGATCCtcggcaccaccgccatcagcCTCGATCTCGCAGGCGCAACATCAGACACCACAAAATGGGGGCCGTGGGACGGCCAATCGAACGCGGGGATCAGCATCAATGTCACGGAAACACCGGCCGGGCGGGACAATGCGGGCTCTCGATTGGGATCTGCGCGTCGTGATGATGCACACCATGGATCTTCGGGGAACCGAGACAGGCGCTGGGAGGAAGAGTCGGCTGTGTTGCCCAAGGACAATATGGCGCCATCAGGACGCCACGACGACACCACTGATGCCTCCAGCCTGCGTCGCCAGCAGTCCAGCTCCACCATCCGATCCTACTACGACAAGGCGAAAGTGCCATTGGCCATCTCCCAGCAGACCGCAAACTCGGCCATGGCCAAGGGACTGCCATCCAAGGCGCATGCCGTTCTCGACTTTGACGGCAACTTCAACACCGAGCCGAAagggctgaagaagaagaagccctccAGGCTCGATCTCTCCTCGCTCCTGTCCAAGAGGAGTCACAAACATCTCAGACCGGAACCCACCAGCGGCCACGTCCTGGGCTCTGATGTGCTTACCACATCACCGTCCGTCATGTCCAGCTCCTCTGCATCAACGCCCCCGCCGATTTCACAGCGAATTGACCGGAGACTTCGGAACAAGATGACCAAGGAGTCATTACGAGAACAAACAGCCACTCCCGATCCACGGCCGTCACCCATCAGCTCGGCCGGGCGCTCGGATAGCCCAAAACAAATCCCCATCAAGCCCAACGCCGAACTGCACAACCTTTATGACCATTATGAGCAAAAAACGTTTGACGAGGCGCTGGAGAATAACTACCAGCAAGTTCCAGAGCGTCGGGGGCCACCGCCAGACCGCGCGCTCCCAGCAtatccaacaccacccaccagcaacacgggaaaaccctccctctcaccTTTTCCGCGCAGCGCATCGCGGACAGGCCAGAGGCAAGATCCGCCACCTCTGACTGTCAAGGTTCCAGATGTCCATCTGGTCAGGCCCCCAAGCGCGCCCAGTCTTGTATCGCCCATGGCCGACTGTGCCAGCATTTCCAGTCGGCACACGCGAACGTCCAAAGCGTCAAAACGCACAGACCGCAGCCTAACGGAGATTGACCTGCTTCAGAACAGCGTCTTGGCCCTCTCGTCCGATTCAGAAGACGACTACGATGCCTGTAGCGATCAGCTTGCCgtccccccgccccccagTGATGGCCCCGCCAGTCCCGTCAGCCCACGATCGGCCATGTCTCAACCATCTTTCACCAGATCCGAAGACTCGAGCCGAAGCAAGGCGCCCAAGCAGACCACCTTTGCCGAAAGTCCGCAGTACTTCCCGACCCGGGAGCAACAGGCTGCGGCTTCCAAAGCGCCAAAAACTAACCCAAGGTCCAGCTCATTGGCCCCCAGCTCCAGCATGAACAACTCACTGCAGATCTACCCCCCACAAAACCGTTCCTCCAGTGGCACGACGGGTACGGCCCGAACGCATGGGTATTCGGCGCTTCAAACCCCAACGACGTACGAAGCCAAGGTGATCAGCATGGTGCCCAAGAGCAAGTCCCAGGACCAGCCAGTGTGGACTGTGCCCGAGGAGACCCAGTTTGAGGACTTTCCAGCgccccccatccatcccacaCAGCGACCACCGCAGGCTTCACGCCCCGAGCAGACACCGCCACTGTCGCCCACTAGCGTGGACTTTTATCTGCAGAGTCAACGGTCGTCTTCCACGCAGGACGATGGTTCCATAGCTAGCAGAGGCAGCCAGGGCAGTGGCAACCGCAGCGGACGCCGTGGCAGTGCCGCCAGCAGCATTCAGGACAACCAGAGCGGGCGCTTCATGGCAGTGACGCGACAGGAAGagatgctgctggctgccTTGCGTCAGAAGCGCGCCCGGATGCGTGAGGATATTCTTGCCGAATATGAGGATAACACGGACCAGGAGGAACACCCGGGCCTGAAGCGGGAGGTGACCAACGACAGCAGCGGCATGAGCATGATGTCAAGGCAGTCGTCTTTCAGCATGAGCACCGTCCGCGCCGAGGCAAACCCGCTGTCGGCACGACCCCGTCACCAGGACTCTGTTCGGTCACGGGCGAGCAGCTCAGCGGTTGAGCAAAGCGGAAAGCACGGTCACATCCTCGTCATGATGGACGAGTCCAGCTCGGATGTTGGCCCAATGGTGCAGCTGGACGACTTTCCCGCGCCGGCCGAGTCTGACCGCCGGGGAAGCAAGTCCAGCTCCAGATCGGGACAACCTCACAAGCAGCGTGCATCCTTGTCGGCAATGTCCATGCCCACTACCGGCGCGCGGAGGCCACCTCGGAGCGGCAGTCTTCCACGCAAAGGATCATCCGATCAAACCAGCGttcaacccacccacccgGCCAACAACTCGATCCCAAATCAGATCCTGGAGGATCCGGctgaggacgaagaagatgaaggcaTTCCGCGCCCAGACTCGCCCATCTCGCCCTCGGATTTCCCCGTTCCCCTGTCGGCCACAAATCCGTCGACCAAGATTGCCAACAAGAAGCACCTGAGGCTCAGTGCGTTTGGCACCTACAAGCCGAATATAGAGGCCGGCTGGTGGGACGATTCTGGCTGA
- a CDS encoding hypothetical protein (EggNog:ENOG503NZKK; CAZy:GH55; COG:G), producing the protein MRFPSLLTLSVLFLGATALPLNDADADALDAEIHELLKRETAEKSNCQFKSRHGPGPKPPLPPLPPTPPVTCDDFWLARIDHEGVAPYAPTAGYQVWRNVKDFGAVGDGIADDTAAINEAISSQGRCGPGCTGSTITPGLIYFPPGTYRVTAPIIDFYYTQLIGNPGCPPVIKADFNFVGRWVLDTNPYQDGGGLAWGATNVFWRQVAHFVFDLTDVAFDTEIAAIHWPSSQATSLSNVEFRLSEAPGTRHQGLFIEEGSGGYIGDLVFYGGNQAMIVGNQQFTFKNIAIYNARTAIEHFWSWGWTYIGISITNCSTGWDLTSNNGTFVNVGTITIIDSSITDTPIGIAYAWPNPNQPNVGNTLIVENLDLENVPVAIRGPFGTVLPGTTSTTTSLTIPAWGRGNSYDENSGPVFFQGTFTPPTRPSALTAPGGRYFTASKPYYEDQPLSAFLTAREFGAKGDGSTDDTRALNRLFEAAAKRRKIAYINAGMYRVTRTVFIPPGSRIFGDSSFPVILSSGRYFENPTRPQPVVQVGNRRGPGSEGRIQWSNTIVSTRGKQPGAILIEYNLATTHAGQYSGMWDVHTRIGGFAGSDLQLTQCPKTPETPITSANLDVDCVAAFMSMHITRNAANLYQENNWIWVADHDIEEPANNQQITVYAGRGLLVEDTRGPLWLVASSVEHHQLYEYQFYKASTIFAGQVQTETAYYQPNPDARLPFAPDARYHDPELLTPGDSGWGVRAVDTTDLFIYGAGLYSFFDNYDVNCSQVGTGTRCQQRILSLERSRATIYNLNTVGTENMMTIDGVDQASYLDNLNGFISSVALVETRDLVV; encoded by the coding sequence ATGCGTTTCCCGTCGCTCTTGACGCTTTCCGTCCTCTTCCTTGGGGCAACGGCCTTGCCCCTGAATGACGCTGACGCTGACGCTCTCGACGCCGAGATTCATGAGCTGCTCAAGCGTGAAACGGCCGAGAAGAGCAACTGCCAGTTCAAGAGCCGACATGGACCGGGACCCAAGCCGCCACTGCCGCCACTGCCTCCGACTCCTCCGGTGACCTGCGATGACTTTTGGTTGGCGAGAATTGACCACGAAGGCGTGGCCCCGTATGCCCCAACGGCGGGCTATCAAGTCTGGCGCAATGTGAAGGACTTTGGTGCAGTTGGTGATGGTATTGCTGATGACACGGCTGCCATCAACGAGGCCATCAGTTCCCAAGGCCGGTGCGGTCCAGGTTGCACTGGCAGCACCATCACTCCTGGCCTCATCTACTTCCCTCCCGGCACGTATAGGGTGACCGCGCCCATCATCGACTTCTACTACACCCAGCTTATCGGAAATCCGGGATGCCCTCCCGTCATCAAGGCTGACTTCAACTTTGTTGGTCGCTGGGTTCTTGATACCAACCCATACCAGGATGGCGGTGGCCTCGCATGGGGCGCCACCAACGTGTTCTGGCGCCAGGTCGCTCACTTTGTCTTCGACTTGACAGATGTTGCCTTTGACACAGAGATTGCCGCCATTCACTGGCCCAGTTCGCAGGCCACCTCTCTTTCCAACGTCGAGTTCCGCCTTTCCGAGGCGCCAGGTACCCGTCACCAAGGTCTTTTTATCGAGGAGGGTTCTGGCGGCTATATTGGCGATCTCGTCTTCTACGGTGGTAACCAGGCCATGATTGTTGGTAACCAGCAATTTACTTTCAAGAATATCGCCATCTACAACGCTCGGACTGCTATCGAGCACTTTTGGTCTTGGGGCTGGACTTATATTGGAATCAGTATCACCAACTGTTCGACAGGATGGGATTTGACTTCAAACAACGGCACCTTTGTCAATGTgggcaccatcaccatcattgACAGCAGCATCACCGACACGCCCATCGGCATCGCCTATGCCTggcccaaccccaaccagcccaacGTTGGAAACACGTTGATTGTTGAGAACCTCGACTTGGAGAATGTTCCTGTGGCCATCAGAGGCCCCTTTGGCACCGTTCTTCCTGGAAccacttccaccaccaccagccttaCCATTCCCGCTTGGGGCCGCGGAAACAGCTACGACGAGAACAGCGGTCCCGTTTTCTTCCAGGGCACCTTCACTCCACCAACTCGTCCTTCTGCGCTGACAGCCCCCGGAGGAAGATACTTCACCGCGTCCAAGCCGTACTACGAGGATCAGCCTCTGTCTGCCTTCCTCACTGCTCGCGAATTTGGCGCCAAGGGTGATGGTTCCACCGACGACACCCGGGCTCTCAACCGTCTGTTTGAGGCAGCCgcgaagagaagaaagatTGCGTACATCAACGCTGGTATGTACCGCGTGACCCGCACAGTGTTCATCCCACCTGGATCTCGCATCTTTGGTGACTCTTCTTTCCCTGTCATCCTGTCATCCGGCCGCTACTTTGAGAATCCAACACGTCCCCAGCCAGTGGTCCAAGTCGGCAACCGCCGTGGACCGGGATCTGAAGGCCGCATCCAGTGGTCCAACACCATCGTTTCCACTCGCGGCAAGCAGCCCGGCGCCATCCTGATCGAGTACAACCTCGCCACCACCCACGCGGGTCAGTACTCGGGCATGTGGGACGTCCACACCCGCATCGGTGGCTTCGCAGGCTCCGACCTCCAGCTCACCCAGTGCCCCAAGACGCCCGAgacccccatcaccagcgcCAACCTCGACGTCGACTGCGTGGCCGCCTTCATGTCCATGCACATCACCCGCAACGCGGCGAACCTCTACCAGGAGAACAACTGGATCTGGGTCGCCGACCACGACATTGAAGAGCCGGCCAACAACCAGCAGATCACCGTCTACGCCGGCCgcggcctcctcgtcgaggACACCCGCGGCCCGCTCTGGCTCGTCGCCTCGAGCGTGGAGCACCACCAGCTGTACGAATACCAGTTCTACAAAGCGTCCACCATCTTTGCCGGCCAGGTCCAGACCGAGACGGCCTACTACCAGCCCAACCCCGACGCCCGCCTCCCCTTCGCGCCTGACGCGCGCTACCACGACCCGGAGCTGCTCACCCCCGGTGATTCCGGGTGGGGCGTCCGGGCGGTCGACACGACCGATCTGTTCATCTACGGCGCGGGCTTGTACAGCTTCTTTGACAACTACGACGTCAACTGCTCGCAGGTGGGGACGGGGACGAGGTGCCAGCAGAGGATCTTGAGCCTGGAGCGGTCGAGGGCCACGATTTACAACCTCAACACTGTGGGGACGGAGAACATGATGACGATTGATGGGGTGGATCAGGCCAGCTATTTGGATAACTTGAATGGGTTCATCAGCAGTGTTGCTTTGGTGGAGACGAGGGATTTGGTGGTTTAG
- a CDS encoding hypothetical protein (EggNog:ENOG503PD55), whose product MRFSLVLLAPILGAVAAPTTDLDKRENLCHLRTPPQLCTPNPNTTVEETAIRAYKFYRAFVTDGDPRTMFSLIDNVYKQNTPGYQSGPNVIWPLFCSGRRIGTEQATAWCFDASTNMSYARYSVTDRWRWVDGCVHEHWDQGERIPAQEKCYQLPAGIVGKPLAEI is encoded by the exons ATGCGGTTCTCACTCGTCCTTCTCGCCCCGATCCTCGGCGCCGTCGCTgcccccaccaccgacctCGACAAGCGAGAGAACCTCTGCCACTTGCGCACCCCTCCCCAGCTTTGCACCCCtaacccaaacaccaccgtcGAAGAGACCGCCATCCGGGCCTACAAGTTCTACCGTGCCTTTGTCACTGACGGAGACCCAAGGACCATGTTTTCACTGATCGACAACGTGTACAAG CAAAACACCCCTGGATATCAGTCTGGACCCAACGTGATCTGGCCCCTGTTCTGCAGCGGCCGTCGTATTGGCACTGAGCAGGCCACGGCCTGGTGTTTCGATGCCAGCACCAACATGAGTTACGCGAGATACAGCGTTACGGAccggtggaggtgggttgaTGGGTGTGTGCATGAGCAT TGGGACCAAGGTGAGCGTATCCCGGCGCAGGAGAAATGCTACCAGCTTCCAGCGGGCATTGTTGGCAAGCCGTTGGCGGAAATTTGA
- a CDS encoding hypothetical protein (COG:H; EggNog:ENOG503P29Q) yields MATYTRDQISHYLQHIGYTQDVNQHFAEDPLGLLTRIQILHMARVPFESLSLHYSKYRTLSLNPEDLFVKIVNRGRGGYCMEVNAFFAAVLRSLGFTLFSTGGRVRGDAGYKGWDHMVNIVTIDNHRYLVDVGFGTNGATRPVPLQHEHRFLTVFPTEGMLEYRGIDANTDPNQKVWVYSVRQKEDDPWGEMYCFGELEFIPGDFEVMNMRTSSAPQSFFVQSVMCMKTRLDEGKQDPVGKVILHRDYIKQQNGNEAPTTTRLLSEADRVEALKRYFDISLTLEEQQGIKGLASELKDRSKHA; encoded by the exons ATGGCCACCTACACTCGCGACCAAATCTCTCACTATCTCCAGCACATTGGGTACACGCAAGATGTGAATCAACATTTTGCCGAGGACCCCCTGGGCTTACTCACCAGAATCCAAATTCTACATATGGCCCGCGTTCCATTTGAAAGCCTCTCGTTGCACTACTCAAAATATCGAACTCTTTCATTGAATCCAGAGGATTTATTCGTCAAGATTGTGAACCGGGGACGGGGTGGCTACTGTATGGAAGTCAACGCTTTCTTCGCCGCCGTCCTGCGAAGTCTGGGATTCACGCTTTTCAGCACTGGTGGAAGGGTTAGAGGAGATGCAGGATATAAAGGATG GGATCACATGGTCAACATCGTCACGATTGACAACCACCGATATCTTGTCGATGTTGGCTTTGGCACAAACGGCGCTACACGACCAGTTCCTCTTCAACATGAACACCGATTTTTGACTGTTTTCCCAACGGAAGGAATGCTCGAGTATCGTGGCATCGATGCCAACACAGATCCAAACCAGAAAGTCTGGGTGTACTCTGTCCGGCAAAAAGAAGACGACCCGTGGGGCGAGATGTACTGCTTCGGCGAACTCGAGTTTATTCCAGGCGACTTTGAGGTCATGAATATGCGTACATCTTCAGCTCCGCAAAGCTTCTTTGTGCAGAGTGTCATGTGCATGAAAACCCGTTTGGACGAGGGGAAACAAGACCCCGTTGGCAAAGTGATTCTGCACAGAGATTACATCAAGCAGCAGAATGGGAATGAGGCCCCAACTACGACAAGATTGCTGAGCGAGGCGGACAGAGTTGAGGCGTTGAAGAGATACTTTGACATTTCTCTCACTTTAGAGGAGCAGCAAGGCATTAAGGGGCTGGCGAGTGAGCTCAAAGACAGGTCCAAGCATGCATGA